TCGCGCCGGCATGGCACGGCCTCATACAGCGCCGTGCTGCGCGCTTGAAAGTTGAGCATGCGCTCGGCGACGTCCGCCACCGCCGCCACGTTGTCGTAGGCGGCGCGCAATGCCGTTCGATCCATGCCACGGTAAAGCTCGGTCATGATGTTCCTGAATGATTTACTGCCTCGGTGCCGGACGACACGCTTAAAAAGCCTAGACCGCCACCTTCAAATCGTCGATAGCCCGTTGCCGCACGCCCAGATCGTCCCACAACTCCGGATGACAGGTGAACACCAGAATCTGATGCCGCGTGGCCGCGTCGAGCAACGCGCGCTTGATCGCATCGCGACGCGTGGCGTCGGTGTGCACGGCCGCGTCGTCGAGCATCAGCAAAGTAGGACGGCCTGACGCCTTCAGCAGGTCCGCGTAAGCGAGCCGCGTCAGGATGCCGAGTTGCTCGCGTGTGCCGAAGCTCAGCGCGTCGAGCGTATCCGCGCGGCCGTAGCGGTCTAGCGTCGCGGGACTCAGATCGTCGCCGAGCGCGATCGTCGATTGCGGGAAAATTCGGCGCAAGTAATAGCCGAGCCGCTCGGTCAACGGTGCGCGCAATTGCGCGACCGCTGAGTCGCGTTCGTCGACGAGTACTTCGTCGAGCAAACTCAATGCGCCGGCCCGCAGGCTCAACTCTTCCTTGCGACGCGTGGCCTGTTCGACGCGCGCCTCCAGCGCCGCCAGCCGTTCACCGAGCCCGGACGCGCCGACGGTTTCCAATTGGCTGCGCAACTCCGCGATCCGCAACTGACGCTGATGCTGTTCTCCACGCGCGAGATCCGCCGACGCGCGATAACGCTTCGCCTCCGCCACCGGATCGTCGAGCCGCGCCGCCTGCAATTCGCGCTCGCGTGCTTCGTGCTGCTTGCGCTGCGCGTCGACCTGGACGCGCTGTTCGACGATTTTAGTCTGCCATTGCGCGCGGTTGCGGCAGAAGGTTTCATCGCTCAACTGCGCTTCCTTGCGCTGCAATTGCACAGCAAGCGATTCCGCGTTGGCGACGCCGGTCGATCTTTTCTCCGTTGCCAGCGACAACAGCTTGCGCGCCGCTTCCAACGCGTCGCGCGCGATCCCGGCGTTGCGGCGTGCTTCGTCGAGCGGTGGCGCAGCGGACACGTCGGGCAAGTTCTTCAGCCGGTCGTTCGACGCCTGCCAACGCGCGGCCGCCGAAGCCAACGCCGCACGCAGCGCGTCGATGCCTTGCGGTGCGTGGACCTTGAGAATCCCAGCGTGGCTTTTTTGCTGCGCGACGAGCGTCTTCCACTGTTCGCGCCTGAGTTCGCCTTCCACGAGCGACGCCACGCCGAGCGCTTGCAGCAACTGCGTATGCTGCGCTTCGAGCGACGCCAGTTCGGTCAACTGCGCGGACAGGTCCGAGACGCCCGGAATTACCCGCAATTCACCGAGTTCGCCGAGGCCGATCAGCTTTTCTTCGTCGACACGCAGCACGCCGTCGCCACTCACCGTCGTCTCGTTGACGGACAGCGCGCCGGTCAGCTTGTATTCGATGCGCGTCATCGCCGCTTCGGTGCGGGCGCGCAAAACCGTCAATTCGCCGTCGAGCGTGGCAAGCTGTTTCAGTTTCGTCTCGTCGATTTCGACGGCTGCCGCTGCACGAGCGGCTTCGAGCACGGCTTCATTCGCCTGGCCGGCGGCCTGGATGGCCACTTCGAGCCGCTGGCTTTCGGTCTCATAGAGGCCGATCTGATTGCGCAAGTCGGCTGCGGTCACCGCCGCGTTCGCCAGGTCGAGCGCACGGTCGGCCGCTACGGATGCCTGCTCGAATTGCGTGACGTTTGCCGCGGCTTGCGCATATTCGGCTTGTATGGAGGCTACGCCGGCTCGTGCCAAATCGAGCTGCTGCCGCTCGCGTGCAACGGTCGATTCCAGTTCTACAGCGTTCTGCTCCTGTTGCAACGACAGCGCGAGTTCCGCTTCGCCTAATTTCAACGCGTGCACCAATCCCTCTAGCCCACGCTCCAGTTCCGCGGCGGCCTCGGCGCGCTGTTGCGCCAGCACGGCCTTCTGCTCGTGAAGTTCCCACGGACGCTTGCGCTCCGTGTCTTCGAACGTTTCCTGCTGCGTCGCGAGGCGTGCAATGTTCTCTTCGAACTGCAGACGCTGCTGCTCCAGTTCGTCGCGATCTTCAGTCAAACCGGCGAGCGTCTGCTCCGCTTCGGCCAGCGGTCCGGTGGATTTCTGCGTGCGCGCCGTGAGCAATTGCCGGAGTTCGCGCTGCACGGCGACGATCAACGCGTCCTCGCCGGCCGATTCGTTGCTGCCCGACAGTTGCGACAACGCGTCGCGCAGATACTGCGCCGCGTGGCCGGTGGAATCGCGCATTTCCTGTGTGCCGCCTTGTTGCACCCACAACAAACCGGGCACGCCCGCGTTCTCGGCTTTCAACGGCCCACGCGCGGCACGCGAAAAACCGAGCAACGCAGCGAGTTTGTCTTCGGCTTCGTCTTCGCCGAACACGCTCTGGCCGATCGTCAACTCGCAGCGCTGCCGCGTGACGAACTGCTTCGACAACCGGCACGCGGTGCCGTCCAGATTGAAACTGACTTCAACCGACGGTTGTCCGCTCGCCTTGCCCCACGGCAATAAATCCTTCAGATGCGAAGCCTTGTAGCGCTCCAGAAACACCACGCGGACGGCTTCGGCAATCGTGCTTTTACCCGCCTCGTTCGGCCCGACGAACAGGTTGAGTCCCGGCTCCAGATCGTCGATAACAATCCGTCCCGCAAACTGCTTGAATTCCTGAATCGCGATACGTTCCAACTTCATGCGGACCTCGCTTCGCGCGGCAGTTCACGTTGAAAACGCGCCAGAAGCAACAACGCTTCCGCCGCGCGCTTGACCTGTTGCGGGTCGGACTGCGGGTCTTCCTGCAAGCCACGCAGACGCGCCACCACTTTCGCGAGATAACCGCTTTGCGCGCCGAGCTCCGCGAGGTCGTCGGCGGTGGGCAGCACTTGCAGGCCGCTCAGATCGACGCGCAGCGCGCGCACGCGGGCGCGGGCTTCTTCGACCGCGACATGAATCGCTTCGGCGTCCGCCAGCGCGGTCGTGCCGCTCACGGCCACGCGCAGCACGTCATGGCTGCCGAGCGCCGCGAGCCGCGTTTTGAGCGCGTCCACGTCGGTCGGCACCGCGATCGTTTCGTCCCAGCGATGCCACTGATATTGACCGACCCGCACCGCCTCGACGACCGGCGCCGCGCCTGGCTCGCTCACGGTCACGTCGAGCATGAAGCCCGGATCGTTGGCGCGGAACCGGTCTTGCTCGTGCGTGCCGGCGTACCAGGTGCGCTCGTCGACGCGCAGATGCCCGTGCCAGTCGCCCAGCGCGAGATAGTCGAGACGCGCACTCACGGCGCGCGTCGGCGCGATGGGATTCGACGAGTCGATGCCTTCCTGCAAAATGCCGCTCACGCTGCCGTGTGCGAGGCCAATGCGGTGATAACCCGGCGGCGTCTCGGTCGTATCGAAGAAGCCGGTGGTGTCGTCGTACGTGATGCGTTGCGTGAGCGGCGCGCACAGCAACGCGCAGCGGCAATCGTCGAGCAGCACCACACCGGGTTCGAGCACTACGCGCACGTTCGGCGCGATGCAATTCAAACGCTGCGCGCGGGTCCACACACTCTCCACCAGCGCCGCGTCATGATTGCCCGGTAGCATGATCCACGTTCCGCTGAAGGCCTGCAGCGCGCCGAACAGACGGCGGATAACCGTGTCCGACACGGTCTGCAGATCGAATACGTCGCCCGCGACGAGCACCGCGTCGACCTTGCGCGCGGCGGCTTCCGTCGCGATGCGGCGCACGGTTTCGAAACGCGCTTCCGCGAGATGCGCGGCTTCGTCCGGCTCGAACTGGCCGAATTGCGTGCCGATCTGCCAATCCGCGGTGTGCAGAAACCTGATCACTGTGCCTCCATGGCGTTCACGTTGCGTTCTATTACACGACCTCGCAGTCTAACCGCGAATGTTACCGCGCCGACGCAGTAAAGCTAGTCCCGCGCCGCGCGGTTGGCGCATTGACCCACGAGCGGCGCTACACTCGCGTGTCCGGACGTGTACCGACCGTGCCGTCTCATTGCATCAGACCCGAACCCTGCCTAATCGCCGATGAATAAAGCAATCGAACTGAAACAGGCCAAGCGCACGCCCTTACTCTTGTTGCTCGCGGCCGCCTGCGTTTTCGTGGTGACCGCGTTCATGCCGCGTGGTGTGTGGGTGGATGGCATCAAGGCCGTGGCCGAAGCCGCAATGGTCGGCGCACTCGCCGACTGGTTCGCGGTGGCCGCGCTGTTTCGCCGTGTGCCGATTCCGATCGTCTCCGCGCATACCGCGATCATTCCGCGCAATAAGCATAAGATCGCCGACAACCTCGCGGTGTTCGTGCAGGACAAATTCCTCGATGTGTCCTCGCTGGTCGGCCTGATCAAGCGGCACGATCCGGCCCGGAGCATCACCGGCTGGCTGACCGAGCCAGCCAATACCGCGCGCCTCGGCGACTACGTCGTGAAGCTCACCGGCGGCATTCTGGAATTGACCGACGACGTGCGGATTCAGAGCTTCATCAAGGACGCGCTACGCGACGTGCTCACCAAGGTGGATCTGTCGCAATCGATGGGCTCGATTCTCGACACGCTCACCAAAGACGGCCGTCACCAGGAGTTGCTCGACGCCGGCATCGAACAGGTGGTGATGCTGCTGCGCGAACCGCAGGCGCGCGAGTTTATCGCCGAGCGGATCGTCGACTGGGTCAAAAACGAGTATCCGAAGATGGAGAAGATTCTGCCGTCCGCGTGGCTCGGCGAGAAAGGCGCGGAAGCGATCGCCAATACGGTGGACCGCATGCTGCAGCAGATCAGCGACAACCCCACGCACGAATTGCGCAACCGGTTCGACGAGGCCGCGCACAAGCTGATCGTCAAACTGAAAACCGATCCAGCGTTCCTGCAGAAAGGCGAAGACCTGAAGCGCTATCTGGTGGAAGGCGAAGCGCTCGGCACCTACGTGAAAGACATGTGGGGCGAATTGCGCGCGTGGCTCAAGCGCGACCTGCAGAGCCCTGATTCCGCTTTGCATGCGCGTGTGATGGCAATGGGCCAATGGGTCGGTCGTGAACTTGCGAACGATCCTGCGCTGCGGCAATCGTTGAACGATCACCTGGAAGACGCGGCACGCGCGATGGCGCCGGAGTTCGCGCAGTTCCTCACGCGTCATATCAGCGATACAGTCAAGAACTGGGATTCGCATGAGATGTCGCGGCAGATCGAGCTGAACATCGGCAAGGATCTGCAGTACATCCGGATCAATGGGACGATTGTCGGTGGGTTTATT
This genomic stretch from Paraburkholderia bryophila harbors:
- a CDS encoding metallophosphoesterase family protein, whose protein sequence is MIRFLHTADWQIGTQFGQFEPDEAAHLAEARFETVRRIATEAAARKVDAVLVAGDVFDLQTVSDTVIRRLFGALQAFSGTWIMLPGNHDAALVESVWTRAQRLNCIAPNVRVVLEPGVVLLDDCRCALLCAPLTQRITYDDTTGFFDTTETPPGYHRIGLAHGSVSGILQEGIDSSNPIAPTRAVSARLDYLALGDWHGHLRVDERTWYAGTHEQDRFRANDPGFMLDVTVSEPGAAPVVEAVRVGQYQWHRWDETIAVPTDVDALKTRLAALGSHDVLRVAVSGTTALADAEAIHVAVEEARARVRALRVDLSGLQVLPTADDLAELGAQSGYLAKVVARLRGLQEDPQSDPQQVKRAAEALLLLARFQRELPREARSA
- a CDS encoding AAA family ATPase, giving the protein MKLERIAIQEFKQFAGRIVIDDLEPGLNLFVGPNEAGKSTIAEAVRVVFLERYKASHLKDLLPWGKASGQPSVEVSFNLDGTACRLSKQFVTRQRCELTIGQSVFGEDEAEDKLAALLGFSRAARGPLKAENAGVPGLLWVQQGGTQEMRDSTGHAAQYLRDALSQLSGSNESAGEDALIVAVQRELRQLLTARTQKSTGPLAEAEQTLAGLTEDRDELEQQRLQFEENIARLATQQETFEDTERKRPWELHEQKAVLAQQRAEAAAELERGLEGLVHALKLGEAELALSLQQEQNAVELESTVARERQQLDLARAGVASIQAEYAQAAANVTQFEQASVAADRALDLANAAVTAADLRNQIGLYETESQRLEVAIQAAGQANEAVLEAARAAAAVEIDETKLKQLATLDGELTVLRARTEAAMTRIEYKLTGALSVNETTVSGDGVLRVDEEKLIGLGELGELRVIPGVSDLSAQLTELASLEAQHTQLLQALGVASLVEGELRREQWKTLVAQQKSHAGILKVHAPQGIDALRAALASAAARWQASNDRLKNLPDVSAAPPLDEARRNAGIARDALEAARKLLSLATEKRSTGVANAESLAVQLQRKEAQLSDETFCRNRAQWQTKIVEQRVQVDAQRKQHEARERELQAARLDDPVAEAKRYRASADLARGEQHQRQLRIAELRSQLETVGASGLGERLAALEARVEQATRRKEELSLRAGALSLLDEVLVDERDSAVAQLRAPLTERLGYYLRRIFPQSTIALGDDLSPATLDRYGRADTLDALSFGTREQLGILTRLAYADLLKASGRPTLLMLDDAAVHTDATRRDAIKRALLDAATRHQILVFTCHPELWDDLGVRQRAIDDLKVAV
- a CDS encoding DUF445 domain-containing protein, with protein sequence MNKAIELKQAKRTPLLLLLAAACVFVVTAFMPRGVWVDGIKAVAEAAMVGALADWFAVAALFRRVPIPIVSAHTAIIPRNKHKIADNLAVFVQDKFLDVSSLVGLIKRHDPARSITGWLTEPANTARLGDYVVKLTGGILELTDDVRIQSFIKDALRDVLTKVDLSQSMGSILDTLTKDGRHQELLDAGIEQVVMLLREPQAREFIAERIVDWVKNEYPKMEKILPSAWLGEKGAEAIANTVDRMLQQISDNPTHELRNRFDEAAHKLIVKLKTDPAFLQKGEDLKRYLVEGEALGTYVKDMWGELRAWLKRDLQSPDSALHARVMAMGQWVGRELANDPALRQSLNDHLEDAARAMAPEFAQFLTRHISDTVKNWDSHEMSRQIELNIGKDLQYIRINGTIVGGFIGLLLYGSSLLFEVLRAHIQ